The Anabaena sp. PCC 7108 region ATCTACCAAATAAGGAACTAAATCACCTGCAACTTCCTTGGGATTAACAAAATGTGTCATCCCAAACTTTTCAGCTAATTCGCGTTTATTGGGATTAATATCGACACCAATAATCATATTTGCGCCTACCATTCGCGCCCCTTGGATGACATTTAAACCAATACCACCCAAACCAAAAACTACCACATTTGCGCCTGGTTCTACTTTAGCTGTATAAATAACCGCACCAATACCTGTAGTTACACCACAACCGATATAACAAACTTTATCAAAAGGCGCATCTTCACGAATTTTAGCAACGGCGATTTCTGGCAAAACTGTATAATTAGCGAAAGTGGATGTACCCATATAATGGTGAATCATGTCACCACCGATACTAAAACGGCTAGTACCATCTGGCATTAAACCTCGTCCTTGTGTGCCGCGAATTGCTTGACAGAGATTCGTTTTGAAGCTTAAGCAATAATCACACTGACGACATTCAGGCGTGTATAAAGGAATTACATGATCTCCTGGTTTTACACTCTTGACATCAGCCCCCACTTCTACAAGTATACCAGCCCCTTCATGTCCTAAAATTGCCGGAAATAAACCTTCAGGATCATCACCAGAAAGGGTAAAAGCATCAGTATGACAAACCCCACTGGCTTTAATCTCAATTAATACTTCTCCAGCTTGTGGTGCTGCTAATTGTACGGTTTCAATCGTTAGGGGTTTACCTGCGCTGTAAGCTACTGCTGCTTTGACTTCCAAGATATAGTTCTCCGTATTTGTGAGGATTTACGTAATTTTATCTCACGCAGAGCCGCAGAGAGGAGATGAGTTTGGAAAGGTTTTGGAGAATATTTTCAATAATTGCTTGTCAAGTGATTCTCTATATAGTACATTAGTACCTATTACAAGAGAAATCCCCCACCTTCACAAGTGGGGCTTTATTATTTTTCAGAGTTCTGTAACTGCCAGATTTTGTTAAAATCGCATTCACTGGTTTAGATTGGTTAAAGGTATTGGCTGTTTTGGCAACTATAATAAACTTGGTATTAGCTGCTATCACCCAATCAACTATCCACTTTTGCGATTATTTAAGTCTGTAAAAAGCCTATGAAACCTGCCCTTACTAAAATTGGCGCTCAAATGTCTAACTTAACTGGCGTGAGAGCGATTATGAAAGATATTAACGAAACCCTCAGAGCAAGTAAGGGACAGGAATTATATAATTTGAGTGCTGGCAATCCGTTGATTTTACCAGAGGTAGAACAGTTATGGCGGGATTGCACCGCAGATTTATTAGCTAGTTCTGAATATGGTGAAGTTGTTTGTCGTTATGGTTCTAGTCAAGGTTATTCACCATTAATTGACGCAATTGTCAAGGATTTTAACCAGCGTTATGGGTTAAGTTTAACTGAGCGTAACATTTTAATCACTGCGGGTAGTCAAACTATCTATTTTTACGCAGCTAATGCTTTTGGTGGATATACTGAAAACGGCGGTTTAAAAGAAATAGTGTTGCCATTAAGTCCAGATTATACTGGTTATGGTGGTGTTTGTTTATTCCCAGAAGCCTTAGTTGCTTACAAGCCTACTTTAGATATTGATACAGCTGCACACAGATTTAAATATCGTCCTGATTTTAATCAACTTTCGATTACGGAAAATACTGGTTGTGTGATTTTCTCCCGTCCTTGTAATCCTACGGGTAATGTTTTAACTAATGATGAGGTGAACAAAATTACTGATTTAGCTGCACCTTATGATGTACCCGTGCTAATTGATTCAGCTTATGCACCTCCTTTCCCGGCGTTGAATTTTACAGAAATGACTCCGGTGTTTGGGGAAAATATTCTCCACTGTATGAGTTTATCAAA contains the following coding sequences:
- a CDS encoding S-(hydroxymethyl)glutathione dehydrogenase/class III alcohol dehydrogenase, yielding MEVKAAVAYSAGKPLTIETVQLAAPQAGEVLIEIKASGVCHTDAFTLSGDDPEGLFPAILGHEGAGILVEVGADVKSVKPGDHVIPLYTPECRQCDYCLSFKTNLCQAIRGTQGRGLMPDGTSRFSIGGDMIHHYMGTSTFANYTVLPEIAVAKIREDAPFDKVCYIGCGVTTGIGAVIYTAKVEPGANVVVFGLGGIGLNVIQGARMVGANMIIGVDINPNKRELAEKFGMTHFVNPKEVAGDLVPYLVDLTKGGADYSFECIGNVNVMRQALECCHKGWGVSVIIGVAGAGKEISTRPFQLVTGRVWKGSAFGGARGRTDVPKIVDWYMDGKINIDDLITHVMPIERINDAFDLMHRGESIRSVVTF
- a CDS encoding valine--pyruvate transaminase, with protein sequence MKPALTKIGAQMSNLTGVRAIMKDINETLRASKGQELYNLSAGNPLILPEVEQLWRDCTADLLASSEYGEVVCRYGSSQGYSPLIDAIVKDFNQRYGLSLTERNILITAGSQTIYFYAANAFGGYTENGGLKEIVLPLSPDYTGYGGVCLFPEALVAYKPTLDIDTAAHRFKYRPDFNQLSITENTGCVIFSRPCNPTGNVLTNDEVNKITDLAAPYDVPVLIDSAYAPPFPALNFTEMTPVFGENILHCMSLSKAGLPGERIGVAIGDEKLIQVLECFQTNVGIHSSRYGQAIAARAIESGTLANIAENVIRPFYQKKFDVLESTLEAAMPKNLPWFLHRGEGAIFGWLWLQDLPMTDWEFYQELKKVGVIVVPGSSFFPGLKEEWEHKHQCLRISLTGSDEDITIGMQRLAKVAERVYQVAPVSV